In one window of Arachis ipaensis cultivar K30076 chromosome B06, Araip1.1, whole genome shotgun sequence DNA:
- the LOC107647403 gene encoding uncharacterized protein LOC107647403: MLGLVETKLQVVNKFDVVRIWGSDAVGWEFVGSIGMSGGLLLMWDELLFRMNNCYKGDRWLCVEGVLLKNEFNCAFCLVYGPHMRIEKLAVWEELSYIAGLCQVPICYMGDFNEVLQVDERKNQDRLSTSAEEFKSWIQDMQLVDLPLNDHKLKALTVPLGRWHKEKFGDLEKKIQHFEEEIKKVDDLVGNGVYDGTMEARRKALVSCCKQWYVRKEIHWKQMSRSRHAKDMDKNTRYFHSLASARRRNNRIDALMINGRLVRNQARIKIAIRDFYRELYHQERSPVIGFRDGLVNRIKEEESSALESIPSLVEIREAVWDCESSKAPGSDGYNMNFIKKCWDEIGTEFLTAVLDFFRSSRLPPDSNVTWVALALKFTGAKEIKDLRPISMVGCIYKVISKVMVRRMRSVMPGLVGETQSAFVKGRKIHDGALIACETVQWLKTRKKKAAIIKLDFQKAYDRVKWNFVDIVLQKMGFGRRWREWVRECIGSASMAILINGSPSKPFKMERGLRQGDSLSPFLFVLVVEVLHRMIGEAVRNRQISPLLVGKENIELSHLQFADDTILFCPPEEETVRNYARLLSIGPTTCVVFWGCKEANLLVRYLGIPLGANPRRVKTWKPIIDKVEEKLSLWKAKVLNKAGKLVLIKSVLNSLPVYYLSLYKMPKAVAEKLISLQRRFLWSKEEGRNGIALVKWEVVQAPKKEGGLGVGDAVIRNSALLFKWWWRFSKEECPLWKKVVCSCYDLKPNMMLSTQPLPTKGGPWKDICQLQLKDSNVRDKMITGLSMEVGDGRRTLFWEDVWLQGGSLKLRFPRLFSISNQQGSVIGDCGFWDGLEWVWNFQWRRGLYQWELELLNRLHEALRPINLASDKQDRLVWKYGKEGIFSTNSFVQVVQSETISEDITSFSFTRTIWKGVVNRNEERNRWLRCFFAVIWNIWLERNRRIFNSKEGDSEEVYQWSLTSYGEWSSRNLVVVDGNAGDDNRDS; encoded by the exons ATGTTAGGCTTGGTTGAAACAAAATTGCAAGTTGTAAATAAATTTGATGTTGTACGTATTTGGGGTAGCGATGCGGTGGGTTGGGAGTTTGTTGGATCGATAGGCATGTCTGGGGGTCTATTATTAATGTGGGATGAGCTACTTTTTAGAATGAATAACTGTTATAAAGGGGATAGGTGGCTATGTGTTGAGGGagttcttttgaaaaatgagTTCAACTGTGCTTTCTGTTTGGTTTATGGTCCTCATATGAGAATTGAAAAACTTGCTGTTTGGGAGGAACTGAGTTATATAGCAGGGTTATGTCAAGTCCCGATATGCTACATGGGAGACTTCAATGAGGTGTTACAAGTTGATGAAAGGAAAAATCAGGACAGGTTATCAACGTCTGCAGAAGAATTCAAGAGCTGGATCCAAGATATGCAGTTAGTGGACTTACCGCTGAATGATC ATAAATTGAAGGCTCTTACGGTGCCTTTGGGAAGATGGCATAAAGAGAAATTTGGTGACTTGGAAAAGAAAATTCAGCATTTTGAGGAGGAGATTAAGAAGGTGGATGATCTGGTTGGAAATGGTGTCTATGATGGTACAATGGAGGCTAGAAGAAAGGCTCTAGTAAGCTGTTGCAAGCAGTGGTATGTGAGGAAAGAGATACACTGGAAGCAGATGTCGCGTTCTAGGCATGCGAAGGACATGGATAAAAACACACGATACTTTCATAGCCTGGCGTCGGCAAGAAGAAGGAACAATAGGATTGATGCTTTGATGATTAATGGAAGGTTGGTAAGAAATCAAGCCAGGATCAAGATTGCCATCAGAGATTTTTACAGAGAGTTGTATCACCAAGAGAGATCCCCGGTAATAGGGTTTAGGGATGGTCTGGTTAACCGGATTAAAGAGGAAGAATCCAGTGCATTGGAGAGCATACCATCATTGGTGGAGATTAGGGAGGCTGTTTGGGACTGTGAATCCTCTAAGGCTCCAGGTAGTGATGGGTATAATATGAACTTCATAAAAAAGTGCTGGGATGAGATTGGCACAGAGTTCTTGACAGCTGTTCTGGATTTCTTTCGGTCATCAAGGTTGCCGCCTGATTCCAATGTTACTTGGGTGGCTCTTGCTCTGAAGTTCACTGGAGCTAAGGAGATAAAAGATCTCAGGCCGATCAGCATGGTTGGCTGCATCTACAAAGTTATTTCAAAGGTGATGGTCAGAAGGATGAGATCAGTAATGCCAGGCTTAGTAGGAGAGACTCAAAGTGCTTTTGTGAAAGGTCGAAAAATTCATGATGGGGCTCTGATTGCGTGCGAAACAGTGCAATGGCTGAAGACGAGGAAGAAGAAGGCAGCAATTATCAAATTAGATTTTCAGAAGGCTTATGATAGAGTGAAGTGGAACTTTGTGGATATTGTGCTACAGAAGATGGGATTTGGTCGTAGATGGAGAGAGTGGGTTAGAGAGTGTATCGGTTCGGCGTCCATGGCAATTCTGATAAATGGTTCCCCTTCCAAACCTTTCAAGATGGAGAGAGGCTTGAGACAAGGTGACTCATTGTCCCCGTTCTTGTTTGTACTGGTAGTGGAGGTCTTACACAGGATGATAGGGGAGGCAGTGAGAAACAGACAAATCTCGCCGCTGTTGGTGGGAAAGGAAAACATAGAGTTATCACATCTTCAGTTCGCAGACGACACTATTTTATTCTGTCCACCGGAGGAGGAGACCGTTAGAAACTATGCCAGACTGTTAAG CATTGGACCGACAACATGTGTAGTTTTTTGGGGGTGTAAAGAAGCGAACCTCCTAGTCCGATACCTTGGTATTCCTCTAGGAGCAAATCCAAGGCGGGTAAAGACATGGAAGCCGATAATTGACAAGGTTGAGGAAAAGCTCAGTTTGTGGAAGGCTAAGGTGCTAAATAAAGCGGGTAAGCTAGTCCTTATTAAGTCTGTGTTGAATAGCTTGCCAGTGTACTATCTGAGCCTGTACAAGATGCCGAAGGCCGTGGCAGAAAAGTTGATATCATTACAGAGAAGATTCTTATGGAGTAAGGAGGAAGGTAGGAACGGGATAGCACTAGTCAAGTGGGAAGTGGTTCAGGCCCCTAAAAAGGAGGGTGGCTTGGGGGTAGGAGATGCAGTGATTAGAAACTCTGCCCTattatttaagtggtggtggcgatttTCGAAGGAGGAGTGTCCTTTATGGAAGAAGGTTGTTTGCTCCTGTTACGACTTGAAGCCCAATATGATGTTATCTACTCAGCCATTGCCTACTAAGGGGGGACCATGGAAGGACATATGCCAGTTGCAGCTCAAGGATAGTAATGTTAGGGACAAGATGATTACTGGGTTGTCTATGGAGGTGGGTGATGGCAGGAGGACTCTTTTCTGGGAAGATGTCTGGTTACAAGGCGGTTCCCTCAAGTTGAGGTTTCCGAGACTTTTCTCTATTTCAAATCAGCAAGGATCTGTCATAGGGGATtgcgggttttgggatgggttagagtgggtaTGGAACTTTCAGTGGAGGCGAGGCCTATATCAATGGGAGTTGGAATTATTGAATAGGTTACATGAAGCTTTAAGGCCTATAAATCTAGCAAGTGATAAGCAAGACAGACTTGTGTGGAAGTATGGCAAGGAAGGaattttttcaactaactcttttgtgcaggtgGTGCAATCAGAGACTATCTCAGAGGATATCACAAGCTTCAGCTTCACCAGAACCATTTGGAAAG GCGTCGTGAACAGAAATGAGGAGCGGAATCGGTGGCTAAGGTGCTTCTTTGCGGTCATTTGGAATATATGGCTGGAGAGGAACAGACGTATTTTTAATTCCAAAGAAGGTGATTCAGAAGAGGTGTATCAATGGTCCTTGACCAGTTATGGAGAGTGGAGTAGTAGGAACcttgttgttgttgatggcaatgccggagatgacaataGGGATAGttga